In one window of Actinomycetes bacterium DNA:
- a CDS encoding glycoside hydrolase family 3 N-terminal domain-containing protein has protein sequence MLRTGARSPRFPRWLIAPIVLALLSPLAIQRLAATSPSSPPPAPPRTGGPGPAGGPGTSAATTAAPAPAATGTTGHGQAPGCTLPPLRTQLAQLVIVGFPGTRPNAENLELVRRGVGGLILFKRNVVSGPQVRALVKGLQARASIPLEIAVDQEPGTRVARLAGIVPQTPSARALGRMPPGRIERYAERLGRAMAGLGVTADFAPVLDVTAASGSVIGDRSFGSDPVTAGRAGVAFLRGLRAGGVTAVGKHFPGHGESTTDSHLQLPVVGSSMADLRARALPPFQEAIRAGLPGVMLGHLLVTELDPRRPASLSPVVAGRLLRQELGFHGLVVTDALEMGAIVRSRSLPEAAELAVAAGSDQVLVGADHQPVTAVIDRLERAVAAGRLSRPRVRQAFLRVERFKGQHRWDRCG, from the coding sequence ATGCTCCGAACCGGCGCCCGGTCGCCGCGCTTCCCGCGGTGGCTCATCGCTCCCATCGTGCTCGCGCTCCTCTCCCCGCTCGCCATCCAGCGGCTGGCGGCGACCTCGCCATCTTCCCCCCCGCCCGCGCCGCCCCGGACCGGCGGGCCCGGCCCGGCTGGCGGGCCGGGCACCAGCGCCGCCACCACGGCCGCGCCTGCACCCGCGGCGACCGGCACGACCGGGCACGGGCAGGCGCCCGGGTGCACCCTCCCGCCCCTGAGGACCCAGCTGGCGCAGCTCGTGATCGTGGGCTTCCCGGGCACCCGGCCCAACGCCGAGAACCTCGAGCTGGTCAGGCGGGGCGTGGGCGGCCTCATCCTGTTCAAGCGCAACGTCGTGTCCGGTCCTCAGGTCCGCGCGCTGGTCAAGGGCCTGCAGGCGCGGGCGTCGATCCCTCTGGAGATCGCGGTCGATCAGGAGCCCGGGACCCGCGTGGCCCGCCTGGCCGGCATCGTTCCGCAGACGCCATCAGCCCGGGCGCTCGGGCGCATGCCGCCCGGGCGGATCGAGCGGTACGCCGAGCGCCTGGGCAGGGCGATGGCCGGGCTCGGCGTCACCGCCGACTTCGCCCCGGTCCTCGACGTCACCGCCGCCTCAGGCAGCGTCATCGGCGACCGCTCGTTCGGCTCCGACCCGGTCACCGCCGGTCGGGCCGGCGTGGCGTTCCTGCGCGGCCTGCGGGCCGGCGGCGTCACCGCGGTCGGCAAGCACTTCCCGGGCCATGGCGAGTCCACCACCGACTCCCACCTCCAGCTCCCGGTGGTCGGGTCGTCAATGGCCGACCTGCGCGCCCGCGCCCTGCCGCCGTTCCAGGAGGCGATCCGCGCCGGCCTGCCCGGGGTGATGCTCGGCCACCTGCTCGTCACCGAGCTCGACCCGCGCCGGCCCGCCAGCCTGTCGCCGGTCGTGGCCGGCAGGCTCCTCCGCCAGGAGCTCGGGTTCCACGGGCTGGTGGTCACCGACGCGCTCGAGATGGGCGCGATCGTGCGCTCGCGGAGCCTGCCCGAGGCGGCCGAGCTGGCGGTCGCCGCAGGCAGCGACCAGGTCCTCGTCGGCGCCGACCACCAGCCGGTCACCGCCGTGATCGACCGGCTGGAACGGGCGGTGGCGGCCGGGCGCCTCTCCCGCCCGCGCGTGCGCCAGGCGTTCCTCCGGGTCGAGCGGTTCAAGGGCCAGCACCGCTGGGACCGCTGCGGGTAG